Proteins from one Alicyclobacillus vulcanalis genomic window:
- the bshC gene encoding bacillithiol biosynthesis cysteine-adding enzyme BshC yields MKCTVYEAPTGNPLADAHLFAFHRVHHLYDDQDPRDIATYRARASAVLDTYSGSLRAALVDALRPYHAQIGASTAQNRALERLAQPDALAVVTGQQAGLFTGPIYSLAKALTAIGVARELERRLERPVVPVFWIASEDHDADEVNHAYVVDRLGEVARIQLPHRFEPHRMVYCESLTADDVRAVLSQADARLQEAEHKLEALHAVWGAWREGDSLATWFARLMAKLLGDHGLVFFDPCLPAIRRLAWPVFRNAILRVDEVQEALAGAYTEVEQAGFAPEVVRDPLHSTVFAVIDGKRFVLERGGPGLVARGHGEAGSQSDWLQRGESDPTGFSANVLLRPVVQDVVLPTLAYVGGPSEIAYYPLARGVFHAHGRRLPPLILRQRMRLIPPSVTRLLRKHDLTLEQLREPIDLVAGRVVADVAEPIRREVDEWMERVRAEIARLQEGFSASGLDLAGVLKRHVQVEERAWRDLERRVIRAWKRRRQDEIRQLYQIERCLFPDGSPQERRLCPLNAWIELGTDAFGALPTWSSIAQMGAVLDVVIDD; encoded by the coding sequence TTGAAGTGTACGGTATACGAGGCGCCGACCGGAAATCCACTAGCCGACGCCCATTTGTTCGCCTTTCACCGCGTTCATCACCTCTACGACGATCAGGACCCGCGTGACATCGCCACCTATCGCGCCCGCGCTTCCGCGGTCTTGGACACGTACAGCGGCAGCCTGCGCGCCGCACTCGTGGACGCGCTTCGCCCGTATCACGCGCAGATTGGCGCGTCCACGGCGCAAAACCGGGCGCTTGAGCGCTTGGCGCAGCCGGATGCGTTGGCCGTGGTGACGGGCCAACAGGCCGGGCTCTTCACCGGTCCCATCTACAGCCTCGCCAAAGCCCTGACCGCCATCGGCGTCGCGCGCGAGCTCGAGCGGCGCCTGGAACGCCCTGTGGTGCCCGTGTTTTGGATCGCCTCCGAGGATCACGACGCCGACGAGGTCAACCACGCGTACGTCGTCGATCGCCTAGGGGAGGTTGCGCGCATTCAGCTGCCGCATCGATTTGAACCGCACCGCATGGTGTACTGTGAGTCGCTCACGGCCGACGATGTGCGGGCGGTGCTGAGTCAGGCGGATGCGCGCCTGCAGGAGGCCGAGCACAAACTCGAGGCGCTGCACGCCGTCTGGGGCGCTTGGCGGGAGGGCGATTCGCTTGCGACGTGGTTCGCGCGGCTCATGGCGAAGCTCCTCGGCGATCACGGCCTCGTGTTCTTCGATCCGTGCCTTCCGGCCATTCGGCGTCTCGCCTGGCCGGTGTTCCGCAACGCCATCCTGCGGGTGGACGAGGTGCAGGAGGCGCTCGCCGGCGCGTATACCGAGGTGGAACAGGCGGGCTTTGCGCCGGAGGTGGTGCGGGACCCGCTTCATTCGACCGTGTTCGCCGTGATCGACGGCAAGCGCTTTGTGCTTGAGCGCGGCGGGCCGGGGCTTGTCGCGCGTGGTCACGGCGAGGCCGGGTCGCAAAGCGACTGGTTGCAGCGGGGCGAGTCGGATCCAACGGGCTTCTCCGCCAACGTGCTGTTGCGTCCGGTCGTGCAGGACGTGGTGTTGCCCACCCTGGCGTATGTGGGCGGGCCGAGCGAAATTGCGTACTACCCGCTCGCTCGCGGCGTGTTTCACGCGCACGGCCGGCGATTGCCGCCCCTCATCCTGCGCCAGCGCATGCGCCTCATACCGCCGAGCGTCACACGCCTTTTGCGAAAGCACGACTTGACGCTCGAGCAACTGCGCGAGCCGATCGATCTCGTCGCAGGGCGAGTGGTCGCCGACGTCGCCGAGCCCATCCGGCGCGAGGTCGACGAATGGATGGAGCGCGTCCGCGCCGAGATCGCCCGCCTTCAGGAGGGATTCAGCGCCTCGGGGCTGGACTTGGCTGGCGTGCTGAAACGGCATGTGCAGGTGGAGGAGCGGGCGTGGAGGGACTTGGAGCGCCGCGTGATTCGCGCGTGGAAGCGGCGGCGGCAGGATGAGATTCGGCAGCTGTATCAGATCGAGCGATGTCTCTTTCCGGATGGATCTCCTCAGGAGCGCCGGCTCTGTCCTCTCAATGCCTGGATTGAACTCGGAACCGACGCGTTCGGCGCGTTGCCCACGTGGAGCTCCATCGCCCAGATGGGCGCTGTGCTTGACGTGGTGATCGACGACTGA
- the mraZ gene encoding division/cell wall cluster transcriptional repressor MraZ, translating into MFMGEYEHSLDSKGRLTIPAKFREGLGDSFIVTRGLDQCLFAYPLDEWRTLEQKLKSLPMTRSDARAFVRFFFSGASECEVDKQGRILLPPKLREYAKLEKECTLIGVSNRVEIWNTGVWEHYSSDAERSFAEIAENLVDFSF; encoded by the coding sequence TTGTTCATGGGTGAATACGAACATTCCCTCGACAGCAAAGGGCGGCTGACCATCCCGGCCAAGTTCCGGGAGGGGCTGGGGGATTCGTTCATCGTCACCCGCGGCTTGGACCAATGCTTGTTCGCGTACCCGCTCGACGAATGGCGCACGCTCGAGCAGAAGCTCAAGTCTCTGCCCATGACGAGATCGGATGCGCGGGCGTTTGTGCGCTTCTTCTTCTCGGGCGCGTCCGAATGCGAGGTCGATAAGCAGGGCCGCATTCTCCTTCCGCCCAAGCTGCGCGAGTACGCGAAGCTTGAAAAAGAATGCACGCTCATCGGCGTGTCGAATCGAGTCGAAATCTGGAACACGGGTGTCTGGGAACACTATTCGAGCGACGCCGAGCGGTCATTTGCGGAGATTGCGGAGAACCTTGTCGACTTTTCGTTCTGA
- the rsmH gene encoding 16S rRNA (cytosine(1402)-N(4))-methyltransferase RsmH yields MEFAHESVLLEEAVEALLPRPGGVYVDATLGGGGHTERILERSAPDGAVIAFDQDATAIAHAGPLKRRYGSRLTLVHANFAEMEERLHSLGAGPVDGVLFDLGVSSPQFDVPERGFSYWHEGPLDMRMDQDRPTTAREVVNTWDEDALRRILWEYGEERFAAAIARAIVRARSHKPIETTTELAEIVKEAIPAPARRSGPHPARRTFQALRIAVNDELGALERGLEAAFRVLKPGGRLSVITFHSLEDRVVKRRFQDWAQGCTCPPEFPVCQCGRTPQGRMVPRKPVTPSDEELKRNPRARSAKLRAFEKLDDGER; encoded by the coding sequence TTGGAATTTGCGCACGAGAGCGTGCTGTTGGAGGAGGCCGTCGAAGCGCTGTTGCCCCGGCCGGGGGGCGTGTACGTCGATGCAACCCTCGGCGGCGGGGGACACACCGAGCGCATTCTCGAGCGGTCCGCGCCCGACGGCGCTGTCATCGCATTTGATCAGGACGCAACAGCCATTGCCCACGCTGGCCCGCTCAAGCGCCGCTACGGAAGCCGCCTCACGCTGGTTCACGCCAACTTTGCGGAGATGGAAGAGCGCTTGCACTCGCTCGGCGCAGGGCCGGTCGATGGGGTGTTGTTCGATCTCGGCGTGTCTTCGCCCCAGTTTGATGTTCCAGAGCGGGGCTTCAGCTACTGGCATGAGGGGCCTCTCGACATGCGCATGGACCAGGATCGGCCGACGACGGCGCGCGAGGTTGTGAACACCTGGGACGAGGATGCGCTGCGCCGAATTCTCTGGGAGTATGGCGAGGAGCGGTTTGCGGCAGCCATTGCGCGGGCCATCGTCCGCGCGAGATCGCACAAACCGATTGAGACGACGACGGAGTTGGCCGAGATCGTCAAAGAGGCCATTCCAGCTCCGGCCAGGCGGTCCGGCCCGCACCCGGCGCGGCGCACCTTTCAGGCGCTTCGCATCGCGGTGAATGACGAGCTCGGCGCTTTGGAGCGCGGGCTCGAGGCGGCGTTTCGCGTGCTCAAACCGGGAGGACGGCTGTCGGTCATTACCTTCCATTCGCTTGAAGACCGCGTGGTCAAGCGAAGGTTTCAAGATTGGGCGCAGGGCTGCACGTGTCCGCCGGAGTTTCCAGTGTGTCAATGCGGGCGAACCCCGCAAGGGCGGATGGTGCCGCGCAAGCCCGTGACGCCTTCGGACGAAGAGCTGAAGCGCAATCCGCGCGCGCGATCGGCGAAGCTGCGCGCATTCGAAAAGCTGGATGATGGGGAGCGATGA
- a CDS encoding septum formation initiator family protein, whose translation MNAMSAVQQELRTRREAWGQAAPMRERDAREANRRAARRRLWNRATFAICCLVSFAAVWWVAAKGAQIYELNDEHAKLQAAIASQQAINANLETQVSELEQPAHILYVAINKLHMVYKNPVMIPTQGNGE comes from the coding sequence ATGAATGCCATGTCTGCCGTGCAACAGGAACTTCGCACGCGCCGCGAGGCGTGGGGCCAAGCGGCGCCGATGCGCGAGCGGGATGCGCGCGAGGCGAATCGCCGCGCCGCACGCAGGCGCCTGTGGAACAGAGCCACGTTTGCAATCTGCTGCCTGGTGAGCTTTGCGGCCGTGTGGTGGGTCGCTGCCAAGGGGGCGCAGATCTACGAACTGAACGACGAGCACGCCAAGCTTCAGGCCGCGATCGCGTCGCAACAAGCCATCAACGCGAACCTCGAGACCCAGGTTTCGGAGCTTGAACAACCGGCGCACATCCTGTATGTCGCGATCAACAAGCTGCACATGGTCTACAAGAATCCAGTGATGATTCCGACTCAGGGGAACGGCGAGTGA
- a CDS encoding penicillin-binding protein, with protein MNRGGRRTSRTSSWKRPKRRMWALQLAMVATLGAVVWRVYDVQRVYGGTLKRDAAQVMDVTEPLLAPRGAILDAQGNRLAYDVPAYYVDIELGPIRPYADQAAQILAPILGAKAADLAALLSKSGTWIQLPTPVEAIVKSKLQAAFAAHAWAPDDTRTAWNNCVTFTPTELRVYPYGDFASNAIGYVVKGVGESGVELEMNAYLSGQNGLISYKQDPTGIPIPGSVKVIRAAKPGDSVQLTLDDTIQGYVEDQMDALVQKYHPQHAAIVVSDPQTGAILAMSSWPNFNPNEYWKASLEALSSNWAVSSAFEPGSTFKPFVLAAALATHSINLYDTFQSGQITIDGQTIHDWNYVGFGVLTYQQALEESSNVGFARIAMALGWPNLDKYLQLFGFTQPTGIDLPNEATSILFPPSEQGQLELATAGFGQGIAVTPMQQIMAMDAIANGGRLMRPYIISKVISPSGKVIQENRPTVIRQGFLPENVIQEVRDTMVLDVSDPKHGIDTGAAIPGYEVAGKTGTAQIVNPATGTYYQSKFETSFIGFVPAQDPKVVVYVTVYDPQVAPDEAWGSTVAIPVARAIMQECLNYYHIPPTGAVKSLQSEPGEGQVSYVDTPNLVGMTEAEAKAALAGAGLQGMFTGGSGVIERQWPAPGVQVPKGSKLYALLANHGASSFAMPDLTGLPLRDAVNLLAAMGLEVTTSGSGYVVGQSIPAGTQVKSGESVQIRLSPQG; from the coding sequence ATGAACCGGGGTGGCAGGCGAACAAGCCGCACGAGCAGCTGGAAGCGGCCGAAGCGGCGCATGTGGGCGCTGCAGCTCGCCATGGTGGCGACGCTCGGCGCTGTGGTTTGGCGCGTGTACGACGTCCAGAGGGTCTATGGCGGCACGCTGAAGCGCGACGCGGCACAGGTCATGGACGTGACGGAACCCCTCCTGGCTCCCCGAGGCGCGATCCTCGACGCGCAGGGCAATCGCCTCGCGTACGACGTCCCAGCCTACTATGTCGACATCGAGCTCGGGCCGATCCGGCCGTACGCCGATCAAGCGGCGCAGATTCTCGCGCCCATCCTCGGCGCAAAGGCGGCCGATCTCGCCGCACTGCTCTCGAAGTCCGGCACGTGGATTCAGCTGCCCACGCCGGTGGAGGCCATTGTGAAATCCAAGCTCCAGGCGGCCTTTGCGGCGCACGCGTGGGCCCCTGACGACACGCGGACCGCGTGGAACAACTGTGTGACCTTTACGCCGACGGAACTGCGGGTGTATCCCTACGGGGATTTTGCCTCCAATGCCATCGGGTACGTCGTGAAGGGAGTCGGGGAAAGCGGCGTGGAGCTCGAGATGAATGCCTACCTGTCGGGTCAAAATGGCCTCATCTCGTACAAGCAGGATCCCACTGGCATTCCCATTCCGGGCAGCGTGAAGGTGATCAGGGCGGCGAAGCCAGGGGACAGCGTGCAACTCACCCTCGACGACACGATTCAGGGTTACGTCGAAGACCAGATGGACGCGCTCGTGCAGAAATACCATCCCCAGCACGCGGCCATCGTGGTTTCGGATCCGCAGACGGGCGCCATTCTCGCGATGTCCAGCTGGCCGAACTTCAATCCCAACGAGTACTGGAAAGCCAGCCTAGAGGCCCTGTCCTCGAACTGGGCGGTGTCGAGCGCGTTCGAGCCCGGTTCGACCTTCAAGCCGTTCGTGCTCGCGGCGGCGCTGGCGACGCACTCCATCAACCTCTATGACACGTTTCAGTCGGGGCAGATCACGATTGACGGCCAGACGATTCACGATTGGAATTACGTCGGGTTTGGCGTGCTGACGTACCAGCAGGCCCTGGAGGAGTCGTCGAACGTCGGTTTCGCGCGTATTGCGATGGCACTCGGGTGGCCTAATTTGGACAAATACCTGCAGCTCTTTGGCTTCACGCAGCCCACCGGGATTGATCTGCCGAACGAAGCGACGTCCATCCTGTTTCCTCCGTCGGAACAGGGACAGTTGGAGCTCGCGACGGCCGGGTTTGGCCAGGGCATCGCGGTGACGCCCATGCAGCAGATCATGGCGATGGACGCGATCGCAAACGGCGGGCGCTTGATGAGGCCCTACATCATCAGCAAGGTGATCTCGCCTTCTGGCAAGGTGATTCAGGAGAATCGCCCCACGGTGATTCGCCAGGGGTTTCTGCCTGAGAACGTGATCCAGGAAGTTCGCGATACGATGGTGCTCGACGTGTCCGATCCCAAGCATGGCATCGACACCGGCGCCGCCATCCCGGGTTACGAGGTCGCGGGGAAGACGGGTACGGCGCAGATTGTGAATCCAGCCACGGGGACGTACTATCAAAGCAAGTTCGAGACGTCGTTCATCGGCTTTGTGCCGGCGCAGGATCCGAAGGTCGTGGTGTACGTGACGGTGTACGACCCGCAGGTGGCGCCTGACGAGGCGTGGGGCAGCACGGTTGCCATTCCGGTGGCCAGGGCCATCATGCAGGAGTGTTTAAACTACTATCACATCCCCCCGACGGGCGCCGTCAAGTCGCTTCAATCGGAGCCTGGGGAAGGACAGGTGTCCTACGTCGACACGCCGAATCTCGTCGGGATGACCGAGGCAGAGGCTAAGGCGGCGCTCGCCGGCGCCGGACTCCAGGGCATGTTCACTGGGGGAAGCGGCGTGATCGAGCGGCAGTGGCCGGCGCCCGGCGTGCAGGTGCCGAAAGGGTCCAAGCTGTATGCGCTGCTCGCCAACCACGGCGCGAGCTCGTTCGCGATGCCGGACTTGACGGGGCTGCCGCTGCGGGATGCTGTCAACCTGCTCGCGGCGATGGGGCTCGAGGTCACCACCTCGGGTTCCGGGTACGTCGTGGGCCAGTCGATTCCGGCGGGTACGCAGGTGAAGTCGGGGGAATCCGTGCAGATTCGCTTGTCGCCCCAGGGCTGA